Below is a genomic region from Synergistes jonesii.
AACTGCTCGGGATCTCAGGCGGTAAATGCGGCAGATATATAGAGTGAAATAGTACGTTCTTACCCAGAGAAGGTCTCATGGGCACGACTAATGCAAAAATGTCGGCCATAGCTGAAATAAGATCTGTCGTGAGAAGTCAGCCGAGCCCATAGTACCGGATGAACCATAGATCATTCAGTAAGGACAAACTTTATGGGGCGTCGTCCAATGAATGTGATTAAACACGGCAATAAGGGCAGAAAATTTCACAATGAAAACTTCCCGTAAAAAGTATCTGCGGAACAGAAAGAATATGCTGGAGAGCCACCATCTTTTGCGTATTTCCTCAAACCGACGGTAGTGTAACTTATTCTGTGTAAACCCCTTGCCCCTGGATCGATGTAAGACATCAAAGGGTTACCGTTACTGCTTCAGTATCACCATAATGACATACGCTATCCGGGCTGTCAATGGACTGCAGCCCGGACTTTTCTTATAGGCGTTTAGGGCTATTCCAGATCTCCGGGTTCTATGCGTTCCTCAAAGTAAATGCACAGCTGTGACAGAATTTTACTCCAGTCCCTGTCCCTGCCGGTCCACTTTTCAGTGATGTCCATCGTCGCAAGATAAAGGAGCTTGAAAAGGGCGTCGTCTGAGGGGAAGATCGTACGTGTTTTTGTCACTTTCCTGAGCTGCCGGTTGTAGTTCTCGATCTGGTTTGTCGTATAGATCATCCGGCGCAGCTCATAGGGATACTTGAAATAAGCGGATAACTGAGGCCAGTTGTTCCGCCAGCTCGCTACCGAAGACGGGTATTTCGAGCCCCACTTCTCTTCAAGTCTGTCAAGCCCTTCCTCGGCCTGCTCCAGTGTAGGAGCCTGATAGACACCCTTCAAATCATTCATAAAAGCCTTAATGTCCTTGTAAGAGACGAATTTTGTCGTGTAACGGATCTGATGGACAATGCAGCGCTGGATTTCGGCCTTGGGATATACGGCGCTTATCGCATCTGCAAAGCCTGTCAGGCCGTCGACGGAGATAATGAAAATATCTTCGGTGCCGCGATTACGGATCTCGTTAAGGACACCGACCCAGTACTTGGCGCTCTCATCCGCCGACCCACA
It encodes:
- a CDS encoding IS256 family transposase, translated to CGSADESAKYWVGVLNEIRNRGTEDIFIISVDGLTGFADAISAVYPKAEIQRCIVHQIRYTTKFVSYKDIKAFMNDLKGVYQAPTLEQAEEGLDRLEEKWGSKYPSSVASWRNNWPQLSAYFKYPYELRRMIYTTNQIENYNRQLRKVTKTRTIFPSDDALFKLLYLATMDITEKWTGRDRDWSKILSQLCIYFEERIEPGDLE